In Rhodococcus sp. OK302, one genomic interval encodes:
- a CDS encoding carotenoid oxygenase family protein produces MDIEVLGRVLSTIPDDDDHPYRTGPWRPQTTEWSATDLVVEGEIPADLDGVYLRNTENPVHPSLGNYHPFDGDGMVHVVGFRDGKVFYRNRFVKTDGFLAEQESGGPLWTGIVGNPNKSIREDGWGARGRLKDSSSTDVALHAGVALTSFYQCGDLYKLNPTTLETLGKADWNGQFPSDVGVSAHPKIDTRTGEMLFFNYGKDEPYMHYGVVDAQEQLVHYIDIPLPGPRLPHDMAFTENYAILNDCPLFWIPEALAEGKHATRFYPDIPLRIAVVPRRGNTADIKWFEADPTFVLHFVNAYEEGEEIVLDGFYEENPEPADDGVGSAYQRAFRFLSQERMGTRLHRWRLNMRTGTTREEHLSDLVTEFGMINANHGGIKHRYTYAAQAVPGWFLFSGLVKHDTLTGKEETYSFGEGVYGSETAMAPRIGSTCEDDGYLITIISDMNKDISECLVFDAQRLSDGPIARIKLPERVSSGTHSTWAPGSDLPEWNTADTMEDALGL; encoded by the coding sequence ATGGACATCGAAGTTCTGGGCCGCGTTCTGTCCACGATTCCGGACGACGACGATCACCCGTACCGCACTGGTCCGTGGCGTCCGCAAACCACCGAGTGGTCGGCAACCGACCTCGTGGTGGAAGGCGAGATTCCCGCAGATTTGGACGGGGTCTATCTACGTAACACCGAGAACCCGGTCCATCCGTCGTTGGGCAACTACCATCCCTTCGACGGTGACGGAATGGTTCATGTTGTCGGTTTTCGTGACGGAAAGGTGTTCTACCGCAATCGGTTTGTCAAGACTGATGGATTTTTGGCAGAGCAGGAATCCGGTGGACCACTCTGGACCGGTATCGTGGGCAATCCGAACAAGTCGATTCGCGAGGACGGTTGGGGTGCGCGCGGTCGTCTGAAGGATTCCTCCAGCACCGATGTCGCTTTGCATGCCGGGGTCGCACTCACCAGCTTTTACCAGTGCGGAGACCTCTACAAGCTCAACCCCACTACTTTGGAAACGCTGGGCAAGGCTGACTGGAACGGCCAATTCCCTTCCGACGTCGGAGTATCGGCTCACCCCAAGATCGACACCCGCACCGGCGAGATGCTGTTCTTCAATTACGGCAAAGACGAACCGTATATGCACTACGGAGTCGTCGATGCGCAGGAACAGTTGGTGCACTACATCGACATTCCGCTACCCGGGCCTCGGCTACCGCACGACATGGCGTTCACTGAGAATTACGCAATTCTCAATGATTGCCCGTTGTTCTGGATCCCGGAGGCGCTCGCCGAAGGTAAGCATGCCACCCGCTTCTATCCCGACATTCCCTTGCGGATCGCGGTAGTGCCCAGGCGTGGAAACACCGCTGACATCAAGTGGTTCGAGGCAGACCCGACATTTGTGCTGCACTTCGTCAACGCCTACGAAGAAGGTGAGGAGATTGTTCTCGACGGCTTCTACGAGGAGAATCCCGAGCCGGCCGACGACGGCGTCGGTTCCGCATATCAACGTGCTTTCCGCTTCCTGTCGCAGGAGCGGATGGGAACACGTCTGCATCGCTGGCGACTGAACATGCGAACGGGAACGACTCGGGAAGAGCACCTTTCGGATCTCGTAACCGAATTCGGCATGATCAATGCCAACCATGGAGGTATCAAGCATCGGTACACCTATGCGGCACAGGCGGTTCCGGGCTGGTTCCTGTTCAGTGGACTGGTCAAGCACGACACTCTGACCGGCAAAGAAGAGACGTATTCCTTCGGGGAAGGCGTCTACGGCAGTGAAACCGCGATGGCGCCGCGCATCGGTTCGACGTGCGAAGACGACGGCTACCTGATCACCATCATCTCCGATATGAACAAGGACATTTCGGAATGCCTGGTATTTGACGCACAACGACTGAGTGACGGTCCGATTGCTCGAATCAAACTTCCCGAACGAGTCTCGAGCGGAACACATTCGACGTGGGCGCCGGGTTCCGACCTGCCCGAGTGGAATACCGCTGACACGATGGAAGATGCACTCGGACTGTAG
- a CDS encoding LLM class F420-dependent oxidoreductase → MNTRLEVSLGLWQDRPAEEALQTAALADELGFPALWIGEMATYDACALGMAVAARTERISLTLGPFAVAVRDPMMIAMGVASVASLSGRTVDVALGTSSQVVVEEWHGRSRARSARALSESAQALRPLLDGEKSSLDGEVVRSRGYHLRLPAPKSSLTVAAFGPSAIRTAARYADRMVLNLVSVETARALITDLRREAAALDRPCPRVAVWLSAAVDMGKPAIDQIRRAVVGYLAAPGYSEMFERAGFGDVVAYARTRPHPRDLLARVPDELVAAVGVIGDRDQARARVEAYIDAGVDDIVFLPSATDADPAGERTLRSLAGLFPNNLA, encoded by the coding sequence ATGAACACGCGCTTGGAAGTCTCACTCGGATTGTGGCAGGACCGCCCCGCCGAGGAGGCACTTCAGACAGCAGCCCTGGCCGACGAGTTGGGATTCCCGGCACTCTGGATCGGCGAGATGGCCACCTACGACGCGTGCGCACTCGGCATGGCGGTGGCGGCGCGTACCGAGCGAATCAGCCTGACCCTGGGGCCTTTTGCTGTCGCCGTGCGAGATCCGATGATGATCGCGATGGGCGTGGCATCTGTCGCGTCGCTGTCCGGACGGACTGTAGACGTGGCGTTGGGGACATCGAGTCAGGTTGTGGTGGAGGAGTGGCACGGTCGATCACGGGCTCGCTCGGCGCGCGCTCTCTCGGAATCGGCTCAGGCCCTGCGTCCGTTGCTTGACGGTGAAAAGTCTTCCCTGGACGGCGAAGTGGTTCGAAGTCGCGGTTACCACTTGCGGCTACCCGCGCCGAAATCGAGTTTGACGGTGGCCGCATTCGGGCCCTCGGCTATTCGAACTGCAGCGCGATACGCGGATCGGATGGTTCTCAATCTGGTGAGCGTCGAAACTGCGCGAGCGTTGATCACGGACCTGCGTCGAGAGGCCGCAGCACTGGACCGGCCGTGCCCGAGGGTTGCCGTGTGGTTGTCTGCCGCGGTGGATATGGGCAAGCCCGCGATCGACCAGATTCGACGTGCTGTCGTGGGGTACCTGGCTGCGCCGGGCTATTCGGAGATGTTCGAGCGCGCAGGGTTCGGCGACGTGGTGGCCTATGCCCGCACCCGTCCGCATCCACGAGATCTTCTCGCCCGAGTTCCTGACGAGCTTGTCGCGGCAGTCGGTGTGATCGGCGACAGAGATCAGGCACGCGCGCGCGTCGAGGCGTATATCGACGCCGGGGTGGACGACATCGTGTTTCTGCCGTCGGCCACCGACGCAGACCCTGCGGGCGAGCGAACATTGCGCAGTCTCGCCGGTCTATTTCCGAACAACCTTGCCTAG
- a CDS encoding acetyl-CoA C-acyltransferase, which yields MTSGREAYVLGSLRTPRGKSSASGGLAGTTPLQLVEQLLNGLVTRLGLDPNVVDEFVLGSATQVGPQGGNIARTAILTSGWPQHIPGLMVNRFCASGIDAVSLASALVRSGQADLVIAGGVESSSSVPMFADKGPLWADSDVIESIGSVHMGIAADIAATEGGYEREELDAYGLRTQHRAASAWADGFFDSTVMPVLDGAGAVALDHDEHVRGSVTAEQMADLPPAFAELGASGQDALALRHLPELGEIRHLHTRGTSPSVADAAAMVVIGTVEAAQRAGLTPQARVVSAASSGSDPVRMLHAGQHAIERVLERTGHTPDDLDVVEFAEAFSALCLKIQRDMRFDDEQFNVNGGTIAMGHAFGATGAILVGQATEQLGRSGGRYGVAAVSGAAGLGSAVLLERVR from the coding sequence ATGACTAGCGGCCGCGAAGCCTATGTCCTCGGTTCTCTCCGAACTCCGCGCGGGAAGTCCTCGGCATCGGGCGGACTAGCCGGTACAACTCCACTGCAGCTGGTGGAGCAGTTGTTGAACGGTTTGGTGACGAGGCTGGGTCTCGACCCGAATGTGGTCGACGAATTTGTCTTGGGTTCAGCCACTCAGGTCGGACCGCAGGGCGGAAACATCGCTCGCACCGCGATTCTCACTTCTGGTTGGCCTCAACATATTCCAGGATTGATGGTCAACCGTTTCTGTGCATCCGGCATCGACGCCGTATCGCTCGCTTCGGCACTGGTGCGCTCGGGCCAGGCCGACCTCGTGATTGCGGGCGGAGTTGAATCCTCCTCGTCTGTACCGATGTTCGCCGACAAGGGTCCGCTGTGGGCTGATAGCGACGTCATCGAATCCATCGGCAGCGTTCACATGGGTATCGCCGCTGACATTGCCGCGACTGAAGGCGGCTACGAACGCGAAGAACTCGACGCCTACGGGCTACGGACGCAGCATCGCGCTGCCTCCGCGTGGGCCGACGGGTTTTTCGATTCGACCGTCATGCCCGTTCTCGACGGTGCGGGCGCGGTGGCGCTGGATCACGACGAGCACGTGCGAGGCTCGGTCACCGCCGAGCAGATGGCAGATCTCCCACCGGCATTCGCCGAGCTAGGTGCATCGGGTCAGGACGCTTTGGCGCTGCGACACCTTCCCGAACTGGGGGAGATTCGGCACCTCCACACGCGCGGCACATCGCCGTCCGTCGCTGATGCCGCCGCGATGGTGGTCATCGGAACGGTCGAGGCTGCGCAGCGAGCCGGACTGACACCGCAGGCGCGAGTGGTCAGTGCGGCAAGTTCGGGATCGGACCCCGTTCGCATGCTGCACGCGGGGCAGCACGCAATTGAACGGGTACTGGAACGGACGGGTCATACGCCCGATGATCTCGACGTAGTCGAGTTCGCTGAGGCATTCTCCGCGCTGTGCCTCAAGATTCAGCGTGACATGCGCTTCGACGACGAGCAGTTCAATGTCAACGGCGGAACCATCGCAATGGGCCATGCTTTCGGAGCGACGGGTGCCATCCTCGTCGGCCAGGCCACGGAGCAACTAGGCCGGTCCGGAGGTCGCTACGGTGTCGCGGCGGTCAGCGGCGCGGCCGGACTGGGATCGGCAGTACTACTCGAGAGGGTCCGATGA
- a CDS encoding acetyl-CoA acetyltransferase produces MTDPVYVLGGAQTDFARNWTKEGLGLFDMFAEILPATLADAGVAPYEVEVIHVGNLAGELFSGQAQLGGMVVAAEPGLDGVPSTRHEAACASGGTAILAACADIQAGRYDVALVVGVELMRNVSAQTAAEHLGSAAWAGREAVDATFPWPALFAEIATEYDRRYGLDHVELGRFAEIAFGNGATNNLAQTRDWDFPEGSFDENDDINPVVEGLLRKTDCGRITDGAAGVILAGPKFAQAWAERNGRTLEDEANIAGFGHRTATLLLADKLEQSADADYMFPHLRGAVEDAYRRAGIAGVEDLDVAEIHDCFTINGLVTLEHIGVAAPGKGGQAVTQAVIGRNGSLPVNPGGGLLANGHPVGATGVRMVLDAAKQVTGRAGDHQIDGARTALTVNIGGSFTTAVSTVVTRGIR; encoded by the coding sequence ATGACTGACCCCGTATACGTCCTGGGCGGAGCCCAGACCGATTTTGCTCGCAACTGGACCAAAGAAGGCCTCGGTCTCTTCGACATGTTCGCGGAGATCCTTCCAGCCACACTGGCCGACGCCGGAGTGGCCCCATATGAGGTGGAAGTCATCCACGTGGGAAACCTTGCCGGAGAACTATTTTCCGGCCAGGCGCAGCTCGGTGGAATGGTCGTCGCAGCCGAGCCCGGACTGGACGGCGTGCCGAGCACCCGCCACGAGGCGGCATGCGCGTCGGGCGGTACAGCGATTCTGGCGGCCTGCGCCGACATCCAGGCCGGACGCTACGACGTGGCACTGGTGGTCGGTGTCGAACTGATGCGCAATGTTTCGGCGCAGACAGCGGCCGAACACCTGGGTTCTGCGGCCTGGGCCGGCCGTGAGGCAGTCGACGCAACCTTCCCGTGGCCGGCTCTCTTTGCCGAGATCGCTACCGAGTACGACCGGCGCTACGGACTGGATCATGTCGAGTTGGGTCGGTTTGCCGAAATCGCATTTGGTAACGGCGCCACCAATAATCTTGCTCAGACGCGTGATTGGGATTTCCCAGAAGGCTCGTTCGACGAAAATGACGACATCAATCCGGTCGTGGAAGGCCTGCTTCGTAAGACTGACTGCGGCCGGATCACCGACGGGGCAGCGGGAGTCATCCTTGCCGGGCCCAAGTTTGCTCAGGCATGGGCTGAGCGCAATGGCCGCACACTCGAGGACGAAGCGAACATTGCAGGCTTCGGGCATCGCACTGCAACGCTGCTGCTCGCAGACAAACTGGAGCAGAGCGCTGACGCCGATTACATGTTCCCGCATCTGCGCGGTGCGGTAGAAGACGCCTACCGGCGCGCCGGTATCGCGGGCGTGGAGGACCTCGACGTGGCAGAAATTCACGACTGCTTCACCATCAATGGACTGGTCACGCTCGAACATATCGGAGTGGCGGCTCCAGGCAAGGGCGGTCAAGCCGTCACACAAGCAGTGATAGGCCGCAATGGCAGCTTGCCCGTCAATCCCGGCGGCGGCCTTCTCGCGAACGGGCATCCCGTGGGGGCAACTGGAGTGCGGATGGTTCTCGACGCTGCAAAACAGGTGACCGGGCGGGCCGGTGATCACCAGATCGACGGTGCGCGTACTGCTTTGACGGTCAATATCGGTGGATCGTTCACCACCGCCGTGTCTACCGTGGTGACGCGAGGTATCCGATGA